A region from the Silene latifolia isolate original U9 population chromosome 7, ASM4854445v1, whole genome shotgun sequence genome encodes:
- the LOC141589776 gene encoding uncharacterized protein LOC141589776 gives MKLSFVFYIALISAFITSPSTQCNGLMRKLNSESQLSLTCRKTRDFGFCAYTLGTDPRSVHANVNGLTQIALDQLSAQAKVTSRYLQGLRGRVVGKEEQVVGRCIQLYRAMALNGKPNGAAKHKANIAMKYARKCQQGVDHNPSPKWQMISAMNQLTEDLSRLSSDLIRLLG, from the coding sequence ATGAAGCTTTCATTTGTATTTTACATTGCTCTCATATCTGCTTTCATCACTTCACCATCAACTCAATGCAATGGGTTAATGCGGAAGTTGAACAGCGAATCACAACTGTCATTAACTTGCCGAAAAACAAGAGACTTCGGGTTTTGTGCCTACACACTTGGAACCGATCCACGAAGTGTACATGCCAATGTCAATGGGTTAACCCAAATCGCCCTTGACCAGCTATCGGCTCAGGCAAAGGTTACATCAAGATACCTACAAGGGTTGCGAGGTAGGGTTGTCGGCAAGGAAGAACAAGTGGTCGGAAGATGCATTCAACTATATAGGGCCATGGCTTTGAATGGCAAGCCAAACGGTGCAGCAAAACATAAGGCTAACATAGCTATGAAATATGCCCGAAAGTGTCAACAAGGTGTTGATCACAACCCGTCCCCtaagtggcaaatgataagtgccATGAACCAGTTGACAGAGGACTTGTCGCGGTTGTCCAGTGATCTTATCAGATTGCTGGGTTAG
- the LOC141591835 gene encoding putative ribose-5-phosphate isomerase 2, with product MAIPCTHLIAGEKSTMENGVLIGSPLSTTGILSQDELKKIAAYKAVEYVESNMVLGLGTGSTAKHAVERIGELLRQGKLTNIIGIPTSKQTQAQAISCGITLSDLNSHPIVDLAIDGADEVDPHMNLVKGRGGSLLREKMIESATKKFIVIVDESKMVDYIGGSGLAMPVEVVPFCWKFSAERLRILFEDKGCVVKLRTIGENGEEPYVTDNGNYIVDLYLKEDLGDLSLASDAILRLPGIVEHGMFIGMATTVIVAGELGISIKNK from the coding sequence ATGGCAATTCCATGCACACATTTGATAGCAGGTGAAAAATCAACCATGGAAAATGGGGTTTTAATCGGTTCACCATTATCAACAACAGGAATATTATCACAAGATGAATTGAAGAAAATTGCAGCATATAAAGCAGTTGAATATGTTGAATCAAACATGGTTTTAGGCTTAGGAACTGGGTCTACTGCAAAACATGCTGTTGAAAGAATTGGTGAATTGTTGCGTCAAGGGAAATTGACTAATATAATTGGTATACCGACGTCGAAACAGACTCAAGCACAAGCTATATCATGTGGGATAACATTATCAGATTTGAATTCTCACCCAATTGTTGATCTTGCAATCGATGGCGCGGACGAGGTAGACCCACATATGAATTTGGTTAAGGGGAGAGGTGGGTCTTTACTTAGGGAAAAAATGATTGAAAGTGCAACAAAAAAGTTTATTGTTATAGTTGATGAATCAAAGATGGTGGATTATATAGGTGGAAGTGGTTTAGCAATGCCTGTTGAAGTTGTGCCATTTTGTTGGAAATTTTCGGCCGAAAGGTTGAGGATTTTGTTTGAGGATAAAGGGTGTGTTGTTAAGCTTAGAACAATTGGTGAAAATGGTGAAGAACCTTATGTTACTGATAATGGGAATTATATTGTTGATTTGTATTTGAAAGAAGATTTGGGTGATTTGAGTTTAGCTAGTGATGCTATTTTGAGGCTTCCTGGTATTGTTGAGCATGGTATGTTTATTGGTATGGCTACTACTGTCATTGTCGCTGGCGAACTCGGGATTTCCATTAAGAATAAGTAG